Proteins encoded within one genomic window of Oncorhynchus tshawytscha isolate Ot180627B linkage group LG02, Otsh_v2.0, whole genome shotgun sequence:
- the LOC112215155 gene encoding mucin-3B, with protein MRFFADKAVPTRKAYVSLRIIREFETEYENMNSSKSQILIKTLIKELSALCRRADPHNFKDVKVINLKPGSIVAESIAEYTYPNNASQIDFLNNELEPILRNILNNTDNLMIISQAFENVRIQVTNITFQPMEIRNIADLRSFVACRLGFANYTEELSDGSWKCVGPCKQYPDYCHRHGECFNNVQSGPICLCYESSLEQYDGPQCERFRRGRGFYAALFGALGAGILLILVLIVVIVVLRRNRGGRWNIDKPPARRLMSLKEDFFDFTQRDLGPYHGSSPVYTNTDLVHEGCPGVFCLHLDNVDTT; from the exons ATGCGTTTCTTTGCAGATAAGGCAGTACCAACCAGAAAGGCATATGTCTCTTTGAGGATTATCAGGGAATTTGAGACTGAGTATGAAAATATGAACTCCAGCAAGTCCCAAATATTAATCAAAACTTTGATTAAGGAG CTTAGTGCTCTCTGCAGGAGAGCAGATCCACACAATTTTAAAGATGTAAAAGTCATTAATCTAAA ACCTGGAAGTATTGTTGCAGAGAGCATAGCGGAATACACCTATCCCAACAATGCATCTCAAATTGATTTCCTCAACAATGAACTGGAACCCATACTTAGGAATATCTTGAACAACACAGATAACCTAATGATCATCAGTCAAGCATTTGAAAATGTGCGAATCCAGGTTACCAATATTACCTTCCAACCAATGGAAATAAGGA ATATTGCAGATTTGAGGTCATTTGTGGCCTGTCGtctgggttttgccaactacacAGAAGAGCTCTCTGATGGCAGCTGGAAGTGTGTGGGGCCTTGTAAACAGTATCCAGACTACTGTCATAGACACGGAGAATGCTTTAATAATGTTCAAAGTGGACCTATTTGTCT GTGCTATGAGTCTTCCCTGGAGCAGTATGATGGACCCCAGTGTGAGCGCTTCCGCAGGGGAAGAGGTTTCTATGCTGCACTCTTTGGTGCGCTGGGGGCAGGCATCCTCCTCATACTTGTTCTCATCGTGGTTATCGTGGTCCTGCGAAGGAACCGTGGGGGACGATG GAACATTGACAAGCCACCTGCCAGAAGACTGATGTCTCTCAAAGAGGACTTTTTTGACTTCACACAAAGAG ACCTCGGTCCATACCATGGCAGTTCACCAGTCTACACAAATACTGATTTAGTTCACGAAGGCTGCCCAGGAGTATTCTGCCTGCATCTTGACAATGTTGACACAAcataa